A genomic stretch from Sulfobacillus thermosulfidooxidans includes:
- a CDS encoding ABC transporter ATP-binding protein: protein MSLVIRDLTYHYGNTVALRGLNLEVREGELLALLGPSGSGKTTLVSLVAGILAPSGGEIRLGDEVLSRPGYARAPEDRHIGFVFQDFALWPHMTVAETLEFPLRMKRVPREQRRARVDEVLRLVHLEGYGARYPHELSGGQRQRVAIARALAPRTRLILLDEPMSNLDAKLREQMRIELKEILRHERVTAIYVTHDRLEALALADRLAIINEGRLVQVAPPEAVYRTPHTVFAAQFIGPASVLPVTIRDETGGDRIAIELPDGTRATVPGLIRAGGSASGAWVIRPENLEVLDEESSGQSEAACTFPAVVRSSTYAGSHWQIDLAILDELQSLVCHHNRPLERGQTVRVAVDVGRTWVIGDAGGLSPRVRWKFRSLDCQDVPGVRGGSTLPTRATDMSPKRQG, encoded by the coding sequence TTGAGTCTCGTCATCCGCGACCTCACCTATCACTACGGCAATACCGTGGCGCTTCGAGGCCTTAATCTCGAGGTCCGGGAGGGAGAGCTCCTGGCCCTCCTCGGCCCGTCCGGCAGTGGGAAAACGACCTTGGTCTCACTCGTGGCCGGCATTCTTGCCCCGAGCGGCGGTGAGATCCGGCTGGGAGACGAGGTATTGTCTCGTCCCGGGTACGCCCGCGCGCCGGAAGATCGCCATATCGGATTTGTATTTCAGGATTTTGCGCTTTGGCCGCATATGACCGTAGCGGAAACGCTCGAGTTTCCCCTGCGCATGAAGCGGGTGCCGCGCGAGCAGCGACGGGCGCGGGTGGATGAGGTGCTCCGCCTGGTGCATCTCGAAGGATACGGGGCGCGCTACCCGCACGAGCTTTCGGGAGGGCAGCGTCAGCGGGTGGCGATTGCCCGGGCGCTTGCGCCAAGAACGCGGCTCATACTGTTGGACGAGCCGATGAGCAATCTCGACGCGAAACTGCGTGAGCAAATGCGGATCGAGCTCAAGGAGATACTGCGTCATGAACGGGTCACGGCCATCTACGTCACCCATGACCGTTTGGAGGCGCTCGCGCTGGCGGATCGGCTAGCCATCATTAATGAGGGGCGTCTGGTCCAGGTGGCACCTCCCGAGGCCGTCTACCGCACTCCTCACACCGTGTTTGCGGCCCAATTTATCGGCCCGGCCTCCGTGCTGCCCGTGACGATTCGGGACGAGACCGGGGGAGACCGCATCGCTATCGAACTTCCCGACGGCACGCGGGCCACCGTCCCGGGCCTGATCCGCGCTGGCGGTTCCGCCTCCGGAGCCTGGGTGATCCGACCGGAAAACCTCGAGGTGCTGGACGAGGAAAGTTCCGGGCAGTCGGAGGCCGCCTGCACATTTCCAGCCGTGGTCCGGTCGTCCACCTATGCGGGGAGCCACTGGCAAATTGACCTTGCGATTTTGGACGAACTGCAGTCCCTCGTGTGCCATCACAACCGGCCCCTCGAGCGTGGTCAGACGGTGCGGGTCGCGGTGGATGTGGGTCGGACCTGGGTGATTGGAGACGCCGGCGGATTGAGTCCAAGGGTTCGGTGGAAATTCCGGAGCCTTGATTGCCAGGATGTTCCTGGTGTTAGAGGTGGGTCTACACTCCCCACAAGGGCCACCGACATGTCCCCAAAACGGCAAGGATGA
- a CDS encoding DDE-type integrase/transposase/recombinase encodes MTASKTLLNYPQPEMIVSGAEWGLVPGQHLTEAIQRDLEAVIEASPWSAHRVLALLGIPEARDDRRKKRTVWEHGGGRRPLAVAQVSAILTTARAHTAYGYRQVHAALRWEHPAVQVAPITVYRVLNRHGLLGPRTTQKSPQKQRPWVRFERAKPHELWQVDVSYWYIEGWGYYYLHTVLDDPSRYIITSRLYRTYGADDGIQTLQEALAAVPAAQRAGVQLLADHGVTYIADTFRQACQAAEVELIFASVAHPQTKGKRERWHRTLREALGDRVHYAATPQAAQGIIDEYVAHYNHQRPLSACNGYPRSGAIIAPRRGRYWDYRVPEIAKPYEQEIRTPTANNVLPLSQQKKHYTHACQEIDEQSSPPHVQKRLTWDQRTTRLTWVSIGHFVHHRHLDANHGVSRDPLVANGLKRRVFKKNRNKKPSKSVKSRERMR; translated from the coding sequence ATGACAGCCTCAAAAACCTTATTGAATTATCCACAACCCGAGATGATAGTATCAGGGGCGGAATGGGGCCTCGTCCCTGGCCAGCATTTAACGGAAGCCATTCAGCGAGACTTGGAAGCGGTCATCGAGGCCTCGCCCTGGTCGGCACATCGAGTCCTGGCCCTACTAGGGATCCCGGAAGCCCGTGATGACCGGCGGAAAAAGCGCACAGTATGGGAACATGGTGGAGGGCGACGGCCGCTCGCCGTCGCCCAGGTCAGTGCTATCCTGACCACCGCTCGAGCGCATACCGCCTATGGCTATCGCCAAGTCCATGCGGCCTTGCGATGGGAACATCCCGCCGTACAGGTGGCCCCCATTACGGTGTATCGAGTGTTGAATCGTCATGGGCTCTTGGGACCCCGCACCACGCAAAAATCGCCGCAAAAGCAACGACCGTGGGTGCGTTTTGAACGAGCCAAACCCCATGAACTGTGGCAAGTGGATGTGAGCTACTGGTACATTGAAGGATGGGGATACTATTATCTGCACACCGTCCTCGATGACCCCAGTCGATATATCATCACGAGCCGACTCTATCGCACGTATGGGGCCGACGATGGAATCCAGACGTTACAGGAAGCCTTAGCGGCGGTCCCCGCCGCGCAACGAGCGGGGGTGCAACTTTTGGCCGACCACGGAGTGACGTATATCGCGGACACGTTTCGCCAAGCCTGCCAGGCGGCAGAGGTCGAACTGATTTTTGCGTCCGTGGCGCATCCCCAAACTAAAGGAAAGCGAGAACGATGGCACCGAACCCTTCGCGAAGCCCTGGGAGATCGCGTCCATTATGCGGCAACGCCCCAGGCAGCGCAAGGGATAATCGATGAATATGTGGCACATTATAATCATCAACGGCCCCTCAGCGCATGCAATGGATATCCCCGATCTGGCGCTATAATCGCGCCGAGGCGCGGAAGATATTGGGACTATCGAGTTCCAGAGATTGCCAAACCGTATGAGCAGGAAATCAGGACGCCCACGGCGAATAATGTACTACCGCTATCACAACAAAAGAAGCACTACACACACGCATGCCAGGAAATCGATGAACAGTCCAGCCCTCCCCATGTGCAGAAACGTCTAACATGGGATCAACGGACAACACGTCTTACGTGGGTGAGCATCGGCCACTTTGTTCATCACAGACACCTTGACGCGAATCATGGGGTATCGCGAGATCCCCTTGTTGCAAACGGCCTTAAAAGGCGCGTGTTCAAAAAAAACCGAAACAAAAAACCGAGCAAATCGGTTAAATCACGCGAAAGGATGCGCTAG
- a CDS encoding IS110 family transposase: MSKYSTIHRRQSPSSSPITPTTGILAIDMAKYRSMALLCDYQGQIVEPPFVFGSHATGLADIRQRVTDHQTQQGWDHIVVGIEPTGRYHEPIVRELRVWGWTVRVISPNATALERRADQRRSKTDPIDLMAIARCVLNQRGSEWPLVDGIPAAIRAISRSRRTVVRQATQCKNIIRSILDQTLLEYQGFASDPTQKPVALLNPWTQAGREWIETFPLPEDFADKTRTDLTVFNQCRNLGFSEDTLDQIWMAAQRALPLPAATAEVWREQILRMYTLLGHCEALIARYEADLEALVVQTDALLWLTTPRIAVVCAADLYGELGSIERFPSAKTAIKLAGTDPTVHDSGEQHGRYGAASREGNRHLRAAVTQVGDSLMAHPRPNPYFVAFADRLAARGLSAAQVRVAVGNKFLRVGMAMLQQRQVFAPPTWDGPPLAQDWRKKLRYARNRARGEETWSRLTRDRRAH, encoded by the coding sequence TTGTCCAAATATAGCACAATTCATCGCCGCCAATCGCCGTCGTCGAGTCCGATCACGCCGACCACGGGCATCCTGGCGATTGACATGGCGAAGTATCGCTCGATGGCGCTGCTGTGTGATTACCAGGGCCAGATTGTGGAACCCCCGTTTGTCTTCGGCTCGCATGCGACGGGTCTGGCGGACATCCGGCAGCGGGTGACCGATCATCAGACCCAGCAAGGCTGGGATCACATTGTCGTCGGCATCGAACCAACGGGACGATACCATGAACCCATCGTGCGCGAACTCCGGGTCTGGGGCTGGACGGTTCGGGTGATCTCGCCGAATGCGACCGCCCTCGAGCGTCGGGCCGACCAGCGTCGATCCAAAACGGACCCGATTGATCTCATGGCTATCGCCCGGTGTGTCTTGAACCAACGGGGATCTGAATGGCCGCTAGTGGACGGGATTCCTGCGGCCATTCGGGCGATTAGTCGCTCGCGGCGGACCGTGGTCCGCCAAGCCACCCAGTGCAAGAACATCATCCGGAGCATCCTGGATCAGACGTTGCTGGAATATCAAGGATTTGCGTCGGACCCGACGCAAAAACCCGTCGCGCTCCTCAATCCGTGGACCCAGGCCGGGCGTGAATGGATTGAAACCTTCCCGCTCCCCGAAGACTTTGCGGACAAGACGCGAACGGACCTCACGGTTTTCAATCAGTGCAGGAACCTGGGCTTTTCCGAAGACACACTCGATCAGATTTGGATGGCGGCCCAACGGGCCCTTCCCCTCCCCGCCGCGACGGCCGAAGTATGGCGCGAACAGATCCTTCGCATGTACACCCTCTTAGGGCACTGCGAAGCCCTCATCGCTCGATATGAAGCCGACTTGGAAGCCCTCGTGGTGCAAACCGATGCCTTACTGTGGTTGACCACTCCGCGCATTGCCGTCGTATGTGCGGCGGACCTTTATGGGGAATTGGGGAGCATCGAGCGCTTTCCGAGCGCCAAGACGGCCATCAAACTGGCCGGAACGGACCCGACCGTACACGACAGCGGCGAACAGCACGGGCGCTATGGAGCGGCCAGTCGGGAGGGAAATCGCCATTTACGAGCGGCGGTGACCCAAGTCGGCGACAGTCTGATGGCCCATCCGCGCCCCAATCCCTACTTCGTCGCCTTTGCTGATCGGCTGGCAGCGCGGGGACTCTCGGCGGCGCAAGTGCGGGTGGCCGTCGGCAACAAATTTCTCCGCGTCGGGATGGCCATGCTGCAACAACGCCAGGTGTTCGCGCCACCGACCTGGGACGGTCCGCCCTTAGCGCAGGATTGGCGCAAAAAACTCCGCTACGCGCGCAATCGCGCCCGGGGCGAAGAAACCTGGAGCCGCCTGACGCGCGATCGACGCGCCCATTAA
- a CDS encoding transposase → MNISDQEKQALILASFRQEVSVADLCRRAQVPESTFRDWRDRFIAAGTAALRQTKLSKEDADKAALMKENARLKTVVADLSVENLVLKKML, encoded by the coding sequence ATGAATATCAGCGACCAGGAAAAACAAGCCCTGATTTTGGCGTCATTTCGGCAGGAAGTGTCCGTCGCGGACCTCTGTCGTCGGGCGCAAGTGCCGGAGTCGACCTTCCGGGATTGGCGGGATCGGTTCATCGCGGCCGGGACGGCCGCGTTACGCCAGACGAAGCTGAGCAAAGAGGATGCGGACAAGGCGGCATTGATGAAGGAAAATGCCCGACTCAAGACGGTGGTCGCCGACCTCTCGGTCGAAAACCTCGTCTTAAAAAAGATGCTATAG
- a CDS encoding helix-turn-helix domain-containing protein produces MCGYVSPRPISEYFPVWSAMIPFRRFDTLNQMIEALGQRRLRCLAIDPQALPDAPSLAAILETAHRYGVPVVLLTHYLQPTLWHLTVVNRPDAWASLWTMPSCVQLWPAVAHHGDPVSLTPRLRELLAIFATYPGRILTLSAINAEAVQRGVRPWTAQNLRTVIAALNQRLLPPHVQTRRHAGYLFTPCSPNREFVEPGGAAKSIDSRPPQ; encoded by the coding sequence ATGTGTGGATACGTCAGCCCAAGACCGATTTCCGAGTATTTTCCGGTGTGGTCCGCGATGATTCCGTTTCGGCGCTTCGACACGCTGAATCAAATGATCGAGGCGCTGGGCCAGCGGCGCCTGCGGTGTCTCGCCATTGACCCCCAAGCGTTACCCGATGCCCCCAGTTTGGCGGCGATTCTCGAAACGGCGCACCGGTACGGGGTGCCCGTGGTGTTGCTGACCCATTATCTGCAACCCACTCTGTGGCACTTGACCGTCGTGAACCGTCCGGACGCTTGGGCATCGCTCTGGACTATGCCGTCTTGTGTGCAACTCTGGCCCGCGGTCGCTCACCACGGGGATCCGGTGAGTTTGACCCCGCGCCTACGTGAGTTATTGGCGATTTTCGCGACGTATCCGGGTCGGATTTTGACGCTGTCGGCCATCAATGCCGAGGCGGTGCAACGCGGTGTGCGGCCATGGACCGCGCAGAATCTCCGCACCGTTATCGCGGCGTTGAACCAACGACTTCTGCCCCCCCATGTGCAAACGCGTCGCCACGCCGGGTATCTCTTCACGCCCTGTTCTCCGAACCGGGAATTTGTGGAGCCGGGAGGTGCCGCCAAATCCATCGATTCTCGTCCCCCTCAGTAA
- a CDS encoding metallophosphoesterase family protein translates to MGLCIVHLSDLHWENTLAQTPRHWDSLRRSLCLVQPDLIVVSGDLTSTGSAQREALVAAKQVLDSVGCEYVVVAGNHDLGANPVRGAAFPTIEAYEHCPWTETHFAQVFRQPPVLLWSQDHIHVVTISLRQGDPDGSLAQLTTILQRVDGPTLVFGHYPLVPVAAQGILAALGGRDYLGDTLNDLTAILKQSEHVVLYGCGHVHVASRRWLWREVWQYSAGALDTGASQFFVYWVEPTQMAYFSVLGNGPLAFWHDATQASIDHLDGEGSRTGYQRWSLLSAHKEA, encoded by the coding sequence GTGGGATTATGTATCGTGCACCTGTCTGACCTCCATTGGGAGAACACGCTCGCCCAGACCCCGCGGCACTGGGACTCTCTGCGTCGCAGCCTGTGCCTTGTGCAACCCGATTTAATTGTCGTCAGTGGCGATCTCACTTCGACGGGCAGTGCGCAGCGCGAAGCCTTGGTTGCCGCAAAGCAGGTTTTGGACAGCGTAGGCTGTGAATACGTGGTGGTTGCGGGAAACCATGATCTCGGGGCCAATCCCGTGCGGGGAGCCGCCTTTCCCACGATCGAAGCCTACGAACACTGTCCCTGGACCGAAACCCATTTTGCCCAGGTGTTTCGCCAACCCCCCGTGCTGCTGTGGAGCCAGGATCATATCCATGTGGTCACGATTTCTCTCCGCCAAGGTGACCCCGATGGCAGTTTAGCTCAACTCACAACCATCTTACAGCGCGTGGACGGACCCACTCTGGTGTTTGGCCATTATCCCCTGGTGCCGGTCGCGGCCCAAGGCATCTTAGCCGCATTGGGAGGACGCGACTATTTAGGCGATACGCTCAATGACCTGACAGCGATATTGAAACAGTCTGAGCACGTCGTGCTCTATGGCTGTGGACATGTCCACGTCGCCTCACGTCGCTGGCTTTGGCGGGAGGTTTGGCAGTATAGTGCGGGAGCACTCGACACGGGTGCCAGTCAATTCTTTGTCTATTGGGTAGAACCGACGCAAATGGCCTATTTTTCCGTCTTAGGCAATGGTCCCTTAGCCTTCTGGCACGATGCCACACAGGCTTCTATTGATCACTTGGATGGAGAAGGATCTCGCACAGGATATCAGCGTTGGTCCCTATTATCCGCACACAAGGAGGCGTGA